Genomic segment of Candidatus Deferrimicrobiaceae bacterium:
GTATTCGATGCCGTAGTTGACCAGGCGGATATCGCCCAGGCTCCCACCGGCGGCGCCGATGGCGGTGGCCAGGCGTCCGAAGTAGCCCGGCTTGTCGAGAACCATGACCCGGATGTTCTTGACGACCTTGTCTACGCCCTTTTCGATCTGCATGGCGACATCTTATTACAGTCGAAATCCGTTTTGTCAAACAAAGCGCCGGGGGTAGAATAGCGGACCGGCTTATCGGATCGAAATTCGCAGGAATACAAAGCAATCCCGACTGGAGCGGATAACGAATGGGCAGCATCAGGTTGGCGATCGCGGGCGTCGGAAATTGCGCCAGTGCGTTGGTACAGGGCATCGAGCACTATGGGGCCGCCTCCGGTGCTCCGACCGGCGCTTTTTTCGACGGTCTCATCCACCGCGACGTCGGCGGATACCTCCCCGGCGACATCGAGGTGGTCGCCGCATTCGATATCGACCGGCGCAAGGTCGGCCTCCCCTTGCGGGAAGCGATCTTCGCCGCCCCCAACTGCACTCCCCGCTTCGTAGAACGGATGCCGGCCGGCGGCCCGACCGTCCGGATGGCCCCGGTGCTCGACGGCGTGGCGCCCCACATGCGCGACTATCCCGATCGGCAGACCTTCCTTCCGTCCGATGCGCCTCCGTGCGACGTCGAGGCGGTGCTTCGCGAATCGGGCGCCGAGATTCTGGTCTGTTACATGCCGGTCGGCTCCGAACAGGCAGTCCGCTTCTACGCCGAGGCGTGCCTTGCCACGGGCGTGAGCCTGGTCAACTGCGTCCCGGTCTTCGTCGTCTCCGACCCGGCGTGGGGCGAGCGCTTCCGCGAAAAGGGGATTCCGGTGATCGGCGACGACATCAAGTCGCAGCTCGGCGCGACGATCGTTCACCGGGTGCTCGCGAACCTGTTCACCCAGC
This window contains:
- a CDS encoding inositol-3-phosphate synthase, translating into MGSIRLAIAGVGNCASALVQGIEHYGAASGAPTGAFFDGLIHRDVGGYLPGDIEVVAAFDIDRRKVGLPLREAIFAAPNCTPRFVERMPAGGPTVRMAPVLDGVAPHMRDYPDRQTFLPSDAPPCDVEAVLRESGAEILVCYMPVGSEQAVRFYAEACLATGVSLVNCVPVFVVSDPAWGERFREKGIPVIGDDIKSQLGATIVHRVLANLFTQRGIRVRRTYQLNTGGNTDFLNMLSRERLESKKISKTEAVTSVLGHEIADDDVHIGPSDYVPWQKDNKLCFLRIEGEGFGGLPIELELRLSVTDSPNSAGVVMDAIRFCRIGRDMGIAGPMIAPAAYYMKHPPRQLTDDDAHREIEEFLADHRAWKAAKEAQPKTPHIATR